Proteins co-encoded in one Equus przewalskii isolate Varuska chromosome 27, EquPr2, whole genome shotgun sequence genomic window:
- the LOC103550563 gene encoding keratin-associated protein 21-1-like — translation MCCNYYGNSCGYGCRYGYGCGFGPHYGCSYGTGYGYGYSPLYGCGYGTRYGCGYGCGYSPHYGCSYGTGYGCGYGSSYGCGYSSGSGYCGYRPLCYRRCYSSCC, via the coding sequence ATGTGTTGCAACTACTATGGCAACTCCTGTGGCTATGGCTGCAGATATGGCTATGGCTGTGGGTTTGGCCCCCATTATGGCTGCAGTTATGGGACCGGCTATGGTTATGGATACAGCCCCCTCTATGGCTGTGGTTATGGAACCAGATATGGCTGCGGATATGGCTGTGGATATAGCCCCCATTATGGCTGCAGTTATGGAACTGGATATGGCTGTGGTTATGGCTCCAGCTATGGCTGTGGATACAGCTCTGGCTCTGGCTACTGTGGCTACAGGCCACTTTGCTATAGAAGATGTTATTCTTCTTGCTGCTAG
- the LOC103550562 gene encoding keratin-associated protein 21-1-like, translating into MCCNYYGNSCGYGCTYGYGCGFGPHYGCSYGTGYGCGYSPLYGCGYGTRYGCGYGCGYSPRYGCSYGTGYGCGYGSSYGCGYGSGYCGYRPFCYRRCYSSCC; encoded by the coding sequence ATGTGTTGCAACTACTATGGCAACTCCTGTGGCTATGGCTGCACATATGGCTATGGCTGTGGGTTTGGCCCCCATTATGGCTGCAGTTATGGGACTGGCTATGGCTGTGGATACAGCCCCCTCTATGGCTGTGGTTATGGAACCAGATATGGCTGCGGATATGGCTGTGGATATAGCCCCCGTTATGGCTGCAGTTATGGAACTGGATATGGCTGTGGTTATGGCTCCAGCTATGGCTGTGGGTACGGCTCTGGCTACTGTGGCTACAGGCCATTTTGCTATAGAAGATGTTACTCTTCTTGCTGCTAG
- the LOC139079975 gene encoding keratin-associated protein 21-1-like — MCCNYCGNSCGYGCRYGYGCGFGPYYGCGSDCGYGCGYGPHYGCGYGTRYGHGYGSCYGCGYGSGSGYCGHRPFFYRRYYSSCC; from the coding sequence ATGTGTTGCAACTACTGTGGCAACTCCTGTGGCTATGGCTGCAGATATGGCTATGGCTGTGGGTTTGGCCCCTATTATGGCTGTGGGTCTGACTGTGGCTATGGCTGTGGCTATGGCCCCCATTATGGCTGTGGTTATGGAACCAGATATGGCCATGGATACGGTTCCTGCTATGGCTGTGGATATGGCTCTGGTTCTGGTTACTGTGGCCACAGGCCATTTTTCTACAGAAGATATTATTCTTCTTGCTGCTAG